From a single Staphylococcus epidermidis genomic region:
- a CDS encoding Y-family DNA polymerase, with translation MYDYNLLEDRDVLCIDQKSFFASVSCMEKGLDPLTTKLAVVADTKRQGSVVLAATPKLKELGIKTGSRLFEIPHRNDIYIINPSMRKYLNVSVAISKIALRYVPPEDLHQYSIDEFFMDVTDSYHRFNSTVFAFCKRFQNEILEETGIHCTIGIGSNMLLSKVAMDIEAKHSENGIAEWRYQDVPEKLWPIQPLRDFWGINKRTEKKLNKRGIFTIGDLAKYPYHYLKRDFGVLGIDMHLHANGIDQSKVREKYKVTNPSICKSQILMRDYQFEESKVVMQELIEDVASRLRAEKKLARTIHFSFGYAEGGGIHKQYTLEDPTNLERDIFKVINYFANRLCDKKALYRTLSVSLTQFIKESDRQLNLFIDEYERKKDVKLAKTIDHLHLKYGKGIVSKATSYTEAGTKHGRLGLMAGHKM, from the coding sequence ATGTATGATTACAATTTATTAGAAGATAGGGATGTACTCTGCATAGACCAAAAAAGCTTTTTTGCGAGTGTATCATGTATGGAAAAAGGATTGGACCCATTAACAACTAAACTAGCAGTTGTAGCAGATACGAAAAGGCAAGGTTCGGTCGTTCTAGCAGCAACTCCAAAGTTAAAAGAATTAGGTATTAAAACGGGATCAAGACTTTTTGAGATACCACATCGTAATGACATTTATATTATTAATCCAAGTATGAGAAAGTATTTAAATGTATCTGTTGCAATTTCAAAGATTGCACTGCGGTACGTTCCACCTGAAGATTTACATCAGTATAGTATTGATGAATTTTTCATGGATGTAACGGATAGTTACCATAGATTTAATTCAACAGTTTTTGCTTTTTGTAAAAGATTTCAAAATGAAATATTAGAAGAAACAGGTATTCACTGTACCATTGGAATAGGCTCGAATATGCTATTGAGCAAGGTTGCAATGGATATTGAAGCTAAGCATTCGGAAAACGGTATAGCTGAATGGCGTTATCAAGATGTACCTGAAAAATTATGGCCAATTCAACCACTTAGAGATTTTTGGGGGATTAATAAGCGTACAGAAAAGAAATTGAATAAAAGAGGAATATTTACAATAGGAGATTTAGCAAAGTATCCATATCATTATTTAAAAAGAGATTTTGGAGTTTTAGGTATAGATATGCATCTACATGCAAACGGTATTGATCAAAGTAAAGTAAGAGAAAAATATAAAGTAACAAATCCTTCAATATGTAAAAGTCAGATTCTAATGCGAGATTATCAATTTGAAGAATCCAAAGTTGTCATGCAAGAATTGATAGAAGATGTAGCAAGTCGTTTAAGAGCAGAAAAGAAGCTTGCTCGAACAATTCATTTTTCTTTCGGTTATGCTGAAGGTGGTGGCATACATAAGCAATATACTTTGGAGGATCCTACAAATTTAGAAAGAGATATATTCAAAGTCATTAATTATTTTGCAAATCGTCTGTGTGACAAAAAAGCATTGTATAGAACGTTAAGTGTATCGTTAACTCAGTTTATTAAAGAAAGCGATCGACAACTCAACTTATTCATTGATGAATATGAACGTAAGAAAGATGTAAAACTTGCTAAAACCATTGATCACTTACATTTAAAATATGGAAAAGGAATTGTGTCAAAAGCGACTTCATACACCGAAGCTGGTACAAAGCATGGTCGATTAGGACTAATGGCTGGTCATAAAATGTAG
- a CDS encoding 2-hydroxymuconate tautomerase — MPIINVKLLEGRSDEQLKDLVTEVTHAVEKTTGANKEAIHVVIEEMRKDHYAVGGVRKSDQ; from the coding sequence ATGCCAATCATTAATGTGAAATTATTAGAAGGCCGTTCTGATGAACAACTTAAGGATTTAGTTACAGAAGTCACTCATGCTGTAGAAAAAACTACAGGTGCAAATAAAGAAGCGATTCACGTGGTCATTGAAGAAATGAGAAAAGATCATTATGCTGTCGGTGGCGTAAGAAAATCTGATCAGTAA
- the msrA gene encoding peptide-methionine (S)-S-oxide reductase MsrA, producing MNINTAYFAGGCFWCMTKPFDTFDGIEKVTSGYMGGHLVNPSYEEVKTGSTGHYEVVKIEYDVALFSYHKLLEIFFSVIDPLDDGGQFQDRGSQYKTAIFYSNEHQRQLAEQYICELQDSFNADKAIATKILPASTFYEAEAYHQDFYKKNPERYEQEQQDRASYVKNNHM from the coding sequence ATGAATATCAATACTGCATACTTTGCTGGTGGCTGTTTTTGGTGTATGACTAAACCTTTTGATACATTCGATGGTATCGAAAAAGTCACGTCGGGATATATGGGAGGACACTTAGTTAATCCTTCTTATGAAGAAGTAAAAACTGGATCTACTGGGCATTATGAAGTGGTTAAAATTGAGTATGATGTTGCTCTATTTTCATATCATAAATTATTAGAAATTTTCTTTTCAGTTATCGATCCTTTGGATGATGGTGGTCAATTTCAAGATAGAGGTTCTCAATATAAGACTGCTATTTTCTATTCAAATGAACATCAAAGACAGTTAGCAGAACAATATATATGTGAACTCCAAGATAGTTTTAACGCTGATAAAGCAATTGCAACAAAAATTTTACCGGCATCAACTTTTTATGAAGCGGAAGCATACCATCAAGATTTCTACAAAAAGAACCCTGAACGTTATGAACAAGAACAACAAGATCGTGCTAGTTATGTCAAAAATAATCATATGTAA
- a CDS encoding LCP family protein, translating into MTEQKDIKETEYRRQKGTTSTPSRRRNKKRMRKLPFIILVILIILISIIVYITHQYNSGMKYAKEHAKDVKVHKFNGNMKNDGKISVLVLGADKAQGGKSRTDSIMIVQYDYVHKKMKMMSVMRDIYADIPGYDKYKINAAYSLGGPELLRKTLNKNLGVNPEYYAVVDFTGFEKMIDELQPNGVPIDVEKDMSENIGVSLKKGHHKLNGKELLGYARFRHDPEGDFGRVRRQQQVMQTLKQELVNFNTVAKLPKVAGILRGYVNTNMPNSAIFQTGISFGIRGDKDVQSLTVPIKGSYQDINTNNDGSALQIDSEKNKQAIKNFFEDN; encoded by the coding sequence ATGACTGAACAGAAGGATATTAAAGAAACAGAGTATCGACGACAGAAAGGAACAACTTCGACACCTTCTAGGCGAAGAAATAAAAAAAGAATGCGGAAGTTACCTTTTATCATTTTAGTCATCCTTATTATTTTAATTTCTATCATTGTGTATATTACCCATCAGTATAACAGTGGTATGAAGTATGCTAAAGAACATGCTAAGGATGTTAAGGTGCATAAATTTAATGGGAATATGAAAAATGATGGGAAGATTTCAGTTCTTGTCCTTGGCGCGGATAAGGCTCAAGGTGGTAAATCACGTACTGACTCGATTATGATTGTTCAATATGATTACGTACATAAAAAAATGAAAATGATGTCTGTCATGAGAGATATTTATGCTGATATTCCTGGTTATGATAAATATAAAATTAATGCCGCATATTCACTTGGAGGCCCGGAATTGTTAAGAAAAACACTTAACAAAAATTTAGGTGTTAATCCTGAGTATTACGCTGTAGTAGATTTTACTGGATTTGAAAAAATGATAGATGAACTACAGCCTAATGGTGTCCCAATTGATGTGGAAAAAGACATGTCTGAAAATATAGGTGTGTCTTTGAAAAAAGGACATCATAAGTTAAATGGTAAAGAATTACTTGGTTATGCTAGATTCCGTCATGATCCGGAAGGCGATTTTGGTCGTGTGAGAAGACAACAACAAGTGATGCAAACATTAAAGCAAGAGTTAGTTAATTTCAATACAGTTGCGAAACTACCAAAAGTTGCTGGTATTTTAAGAGGTTATGTTAATACAAATATGCCTAACTCTGCGATTTTTCAAACAGGTATAAGTTTTGGAATTCGTGGAGATAAAGATGTGCAATCTTTGACAGTCCCTATTAAAGGAAGCTATCAAGATATTAATACAAATAATGATGGTAGTGCGCTTCAAATAGACTCTGAGAAAAATAAGCAAGCAATCAAAAATTTCTTTGAAGATAATTAA